A genomic region of Thermodesulfitimonas autotrophica contains the following coding sequences:
- a CDS encoding transglycosylase domain-containing protein, protein MGIVVGGWLTYTALRDLPTWRIETLHLDAPSTLYAADGTPFATLGFRNYIPVRQNDIPTYVKHAFVAAEDKRFYRHCGIDPVGLARAALSNLFHHRIMQGGSTITQQLAKNAFLVPSRTLKRKIQEIFLAIKLERYYTKDEILTFYLNRIYFGEGAWGIGAAAETYFHKKVSTLTLGEAALLAGMVQAPSYYDPFRNPSDALERRDYVLYQMLSCRFITPEEHQRARQEPLRLHRGNSPTQEYPYPDFTDYVLMSVEKQYGQRYLLGGFRIYTTLDRRAQQVVEKEVANAANFPPSIRDVQGFLQPQVAVVLVDPATGAVRALVGSRERVAQRQFNRAVQARRQPGSALKPILVYAPAVEFLGMGPQTVVRDEPVRFGSYAPKNYDGRYRGDITLQDAVAYSINVVAVKVLNEVGLERAARFAAQLGIHVDPAKDGLSAALGGLHRGVTPLEMAAAYAAFANGGEYVEPYVVTRITDAAGNVLEEATPHRYRAMESETASTIAAMLRAAVRYGTGRNARIGTIAAGKTGTTDEGKDLWFCGWVPKLVGVVWMGWDEPHPMPYAYGGKYCARLWRKIMVDALGLKGYLLTVPPVEQQTTPKPQEPAVPPGVYGSVPSETYGQETAPGAESSPGLSPAPPGEGTPPAAPPGQQPVPPLTPGESPPNSSPPPAGLPAATYG, encoded by the coding sequence TTGGGAATCGTAGTTGGCGGCTGGCTTACTTACACCGCGTTGCGCGATCTTCCTACGTGGCGGATAGAGACGCTGCACCTTGACGCGCCCAGCACGCTTTACGCTGCTGACGGGACTCCCTTCGCTACTTTGGGTTTCCGGAACTATATTCCCGTCCGGCAGAACGATATTCCTACTTATGTTAAGCATGCCTTTGTAGCGGCAGAGGATAAACGCTTTTACCGTCACTGCGGTATTGACCCGGTTGGCTTGGCCCGTGCTGCCCTTAGTAATCTTTTCCACCACCGCATTATGCAGGGCGGAAGCACCATCACCCAGCAGTTGGCGAAAAACGCTTTCCTTGTTCCCTCCCGCACCCTAAAGCGCAAGATCCAGGAGATCTTCCTCGCGATTAAGTTAGAGCGCTACTACACTAAAGACGAAATCTTAACCTTTTATTTGAACCGGATCTATTTTGGTGAGGGGGCGTGGGGCATTGGTGCTGCTGCCGAAACCTACTTTCATAAGAAGGTTTCTACCCTAACGTTGGGCGAAGCCGCCCTTTTAGCCGGGATGGTTCAGGCGCCGAGCTACTATGATCCCTTTCGCAACCCTTCAGACGCTTTAGAGCGGCGGGACTACGTTCTCTATCAGATGCTCTCCTGCCGCTTTATCACCCCCGAAGAACACCAACGGGCCCGGCAAGAACCCCTGCGCCTCCACCGGGGGAACAGCCCAACACAGGAGTATCCTTACCCCGACTTTACCGATTACGTTCTCATGAGCGTAGAGAAACAATACGGGCAGCGGTACCTTCTCGGTGGCTTCCGGATTTATACCACGCTTGATCGCCGCGCCCAGCAAGTGGTAGAAAAGGAAGTAGCTAACGCAGCAAACTTCCCCCCTTCCATCCGGGATGTCCAAGGCTTTCTCCAACCTCAGGTGGCGGTAGTCCTGGTTGATCCCGCCACGGGAGCGGTCCGCGCTTTGGTGGGGAGCCGGGAACGGGTTGCTCAGCGCCAGTTCAACCGGGCAGTACAAGCCCGCCGGCAGCCGGGCTCAGCGCTGAAACCCATCCTGGTATACGCTCCGGCTGTCGAGTTCTTGGGAATGGGACCACAAACAGTAGTCCGGGATGAACCGGTGCGCTTTGGCTCCTATGCCCCTAAAAACTACGATGGGAGATACCGGGGCGATATCACCCTGCAAGATGCGGTCGCCTACTCCATCAATGTGGTAGCGGTTAAGGTTTTGAATGAAGTCGGACTCGAGAGGGCAGCCCGCTTCGCGGCGCAGCTCGGCATTCACGTCGATCCGGCCAAGGATGGGCTGAGCGCTGCCCTGGGCGGACTGCACCGTGGGGTTACCCCTTTGGAGATGGCAGCGGCTTACGCCGCCTTCGCTAACGGAGGGGAATATGTGGAGCCGTACGTGGTAACACGAATCACCGACGCTGCAGGTAACGTTTTGGAGGAAGCTACACCCCACCGCTACCGGGCTATGGAGTCAGAGACGGCATCGACAATAGCTGCTATGCTCCGCGCCGCGGTACGGTACGGGACGGGGAGAAACGCCCGTATTGGTACTATAGCCGCTGGAAAGACGGGCACCACTGACGAAGGAAAAGACTTATGGTTCTGCGGCTGGGTGCCTAAGTTGGTGGGTGTAGTCTGGATGGGCTGGGATGAGCCTCACCCGATGCCTTATGCTTACGGGGGAAAATACTGCGCGCGGCTTTGGCGCAAAATAATGGTCGACGCATTAGGGCTAAAGGGCTATCTGCTTACCGTGCCCCCGGTAGAGCAACAAACCACTCCCAAGCCGCAAGAACCCGCCGTTCCGCCTGGGGTTTATGGTTCTGTGCCGTCAGAGACTTACGGTCAAGAGACAGCCCCAGGCGCCGAAAGCTCTCCAGGCCTCTCCCCTGCCCCGCCGGGCGAGGGAACGCCACCTGCTGCTCCTCCGGGTCAGCAGCCCGTACCCCCTCTGACGCCGGGAGAAAGCCCGCCGAATAGCTCACCTCCTCCGGCCGGCTTACCGGCAGCCACGTACGGCTAA
- the wtpA gene encoding tungstate ABC transporter substrate-binding protein WtpA has translation MRFWRRFLTILAAALLLALTAGCGGKNTGSMHQPATKPAPKETLKGKVVIFHAGSLTVPLDKMAKEFERLHPGVKIEREASGSRTAARKVTDLHRPCDIVAAADYTVIDDLLYPTYTDHNVLFARNELVIMYTPQSKYAGEINSKNWYKILLRPGVNYGRSDENADPCGYRTLMCWQLAAKYYRDPGLYEKLNRGCPPRNIRPKEVDLISLLETKTLDYVFIYRSVAEQHKLPYVTLPPELNLSDIRYASFYKEAAVRVKGKKPGEMVTYSGKPIVYGVALLKNAPNREAATAFLKFMIDRNQGLRILKECGQPVFDPPLYKGTLPPELKEAALKPAA, from the coding sequence ATGCGGTTTTGGCGGCGTTTCCTGACCATTTTAGCTGCTGCCCTACTTTTAGCGCTAACCGCTGGTTGCGGGGGTAAGAACACGGGAAGCATGCACCAGCCAGCAACGAAGCCCGCCCCAAAAGAGACGTTGAAGGGAAAGGTTGTCATCTTTCACGCGGGCAGCCTTACGGTACCATTGGATAAAATGGCGAAGGAGTTTGAGCGGCTGCACCCCGGGGTGAAAATTGAACGGGAGGCAAGCGGTTCCCGGACTGCAGCCAGAAAGGTCACCGACTTACACCGCCCGTGCGACATAGTGGCTGCCGCGGACTACACCGTGATTGATGACTTGCTGTATCCCACGTACACCGACCATAACGTCCTCTTCGCCCGGAATGAACTCGTGATAATGTACACACCTCAAAGCAAATACGCGGGAGAGATTAACAGCAAGAATTGGTACAAAATCCTGCTCCGACCGGGTGTGAACTACGGCCGTAGCGACGAAAACGCCGATCCCTGCGGCTACCGAACGCTGATGTGCTGGCAGTTGGCGGCGAAGTATTACCGGGATCCCGGTCTTTACGAAAAGTTGAATCGGGGCTGCCCGCCGCGGAACATCCGGCCGAAAGAGGTGGACCTGATTTCACTCTTAGAGACCAAAACCTTGGACTATGTTTTTATTTACCGGTCGGTGGCCGAGCAGCACAAGCTGCCCTACGTTACCCTGCCGCCGGAATTGAACCTCAGCGACATCCGTTACGCCAGCTTTTACAAGGAGGCCGCGGTGCGGGTCAAAGGGAAGAAGCCGGGGGAGATGGTCACCTATAGCGGCAAACCGATCGTTTACGGAGTCGCCCTTTTGAAAAATGCTCCCAACCGCGAGGCGGCCACGGCCTTCTTAAAGTTTATGATAGACCGGAACCAGGGCCTCCGGATCCTCAAAGAGTGCGGCCAGCCGGTGTTTGACCCGCCGCTGTACAAAGGTACATTGCCGCCGGAGCTGAAAGAGGCGGCTTTGAAGCCGGCGGCTTAA